DNA sequence from the Callospermophilus lateralis isolate mCalLat2 chromosome 2, mCalLat2.hap1, whole genome shotgun sequence genome:
ataattaaccatcagtacTGGTTCTCCCTGCCCGCATTCTATactcttcctccctcctctttCGTAACCATTGGCCCTGGGCCCATAGGAAGCAGAGCAATAAAGAGAGACCAGCAAATGCAGGGGAAAAATTTAGGTTAGCTAGGGGGCTGAACTTCCAGCCACGGAGCTGGAAGAGGCTAACTGGTTTTGAGTCTGGATACTGCAGTAACCTAGAGAATTCCAGCATCCGACCACGCTGCTGGAAGACCCAGCATCCAGACATCATCGAGGTGTCCTCTTTGCTCCTCCTTCGCAGCTAGAGGTTCCACCTGAGCTCACAGGGGGGGGGAGGAGCCTGAGACAAAGCCTCTGATTGGCTGCTTTCATGGCAGCCTCTTGTCAACTTCCGGGAAGGGGTGGGGCAAAAGCTGTTTGGCTAAGCCTCACACAAATTCTTGCCTAGGTTAGAGGAGGAGGGAGGTAGGGTCTTTCCTAGTCATCTGAGCTGGTTTGTGGAGTCCTAGGGGTGGAAGGTGATGGGCCCGGAGGGCGCTGGGAGACCTCGGGGGCTGGAAGCTGACTCTTGTGGACTGGCGATTCCATTTAAGATGCTGCACACAGTCAGATCTTTTAATGATGGGGTCTTAGTGGGGTGTGCTCGGGGAGAGGGACCCGTGGGAAGTGCTTCCCTGACCCACAGCCCCCACACTTAGGCCGTCACCCTCTTCCCCTCCTTGTGTGGGGAGCTGGAGGGACCGTAGGACCCTCACTCCACTTCGGGCCGTGGGATGCCCTTTTGGTCCTCAGAGTCCGTTCTTCTGTGCTGAGGTCCGGAGTGGGACCATCTGCTTCTGCTGCTCTTGCTGCTGTTGCCTCCGTTTGCCTCTCCTCCTGGGGGCAGGAAGATGGATCTCTGTGTATTCAACCCCCAGGCCCGGACTGGTAGGTCAGAGGTGCCCTCCACTGGGTGTGCCCAGCCACCTTCTCTCCACCCTGCTCATCTTTGCTCCCTAGAGCTGGGAGCCCCAGGGATTCCAGGAGAATCTTAGCTGGTTGGAGACAAAGGGACAAAGAGCCCTCTGCCACCCCTACCTGGGTGTGTGACCTGGGTAAGTTCCTGCTCCTCTGTGAGAGAGGACCCACCTGCCCTCCAGGTCCTGCACAGTATCCGGCAGTGGCTGGCCCAGGGTCTCTGGCAGGAGCGCGGTGGCAGCACTGGCAACCACGGGGACAGCGCCGTAGATGAAGAGAGGAATGGTGGGGTAGAGCTCCGCGGTCATGCTCACCAGAGGGCTCACGATGCTGCCCACTCGGGCCATCGTGCTGCCCATTCCCAGGCCTGTCTGCCTGTGGGATGGGGTGGGGCATTTGTTAGCATGATTGCTGAAGTTCTGGCCACTCTGGAGTAGAGcagctcagccccagcccagggctTGTTCCCCAACTGATTTGAAGATGAATTTGACAGTtcttttggtgattttttttttttttttaagaaaagttgGGAGGCCTCTGGCCAGAGAATCAGGACACTTGTGATCGAATATTATCTCTGCTTTTAAGTTTCTGTGTGACTTTGGGTAAGTCCTTGTTcctctctggacctcagtttccttatttgtcAAATGAGATGGTTGCATTAGACCCAGAGTTCTCAGATTGCTTGAAGGATTTTCGAGTCACAGGTGCCTCAGCCCCTCCAGACCTATTGGATTAGGATCCCCAGGGAAGGGTCCTGGAATCTGCATGTTTGAGAATGTGCTAAGAAAAGAGAAGAGCTTAAAAACATTgattcagggggctggggttgtggctcattgggagagtgcttgcctagcatgcatgaggcactgggtttgatccttagaaccacataaatgtaaaataaagatattgtgtccacctaaaattaaaaaataaatattaaaaaaacacattgatttaaaagGCAGACTTCATGGGgcctaaatttaaatgaaagcttcATTTCTCACTAGCTGTGTAATCTTGGAGAAATAActtctctgggtctcagttttcACCTTTGTAAAATGGACATAATGATACTACCTGCCTCAGTGACTGGCTATGAGGATGAAGTGAGTTAATATTTGTAAATAGtttaagatggtgcctggcaggcACATAGGATAGCTTTGTACTGTTATTCTTTCCACTGAAGTCCCATAAGGGCACAGGAAGGTATCTGTGACACCTTATCCCAAGGGGCCAGAGGAAGCCAGATATTTCTCTGACATCTCATGTGAATTTTGAATTCCATTCTGAACATAGACGTTTCTCATTCCTTGAAGAAACAATACCCTTCTTGCCCAATCTTGGCACTCAAGAAAAGCAGAGCAGTACATGTGTACTGCTGGCATATCATCAGGTATGTCTACTGTGGTAGGAGATGACCTTCATGTTTGTGTCATTTTTGGATTAAGGCTCCCTACCCTGCCCAAGTCGGTGACTCTTTTGAGATCTTCTGGGGTCAGATCAGGGCTGGGCAGCCACATTTGTGTTAGTGAGACTGAGAAGGGTGTATTGAGTGACCATTATGTGTCTTCAACTGGTGAGTGTTGGGAGGGGGACTGGACTAGACTGTGCTCTGGGGTCCAACCTGTGTGCAGAGCAGTCTTTCCCCAAGCACAGGCTCACACTCACCGTATCACTGTGGGGTACAGCTCGCTAGTGTACAGGAAGATGCAGTTGAAGGAAGCAGCCAGGCAGCCTTTCCCGAGCACAGCCAGGGAGGTACGGACAATTGTCTGGTCTGGAGAGAAAGGAGGGGGAACAGTGGGAGCTTGGAAGTGGGGGATTGGAGGCATTGGCCTCTCCGTCTTCTGAGAAGTTGGGTcatggctggggatggggctaaaGAGGAAGGGCCAAGGTGCTTATGGGTGCTCACCCTGGGGTATCACCCCATTCACCAGGATGCAGATGCCTGCCAGCAGCAGTGAGGCCATCTGTGCAGGCCGGCGACCCAGAGAGTTGATGATAAGGAAGCACACAAATTTAGCGGGCAGGTCCACCGCTCCAAAGATCACCTGGATTAGGTAGATGCTGACCCCAAAGCCCTGCAGGTCCATGACCAGCCCGTAGTAGGCAAAGCTGGTGGCAAACCTagggggaagggaagagggggaaGGAGTTCTTAGGGAAGCTTAAAGGAGGTGGCTCTTTTAAATAGTGGGGTGGGCTGCATTTGGTACCCTGCTTAAGGACCTAGAGTTCCATCTTGGCATATTTAAACTGAAGTTTCAGTATGGGGGCAGTCCTCCAATACGCCACATTTTCCAATATTGTGAGAAAGAGGTTCTCCAGTGTGCTGGGGGAATTTTCATTTGTTGCTACGTAGGATTtatgtggttttatttatttattttttttttaacaattttcctccttttttttttttttaagagagagagaattttttatatttattttttagttttttcagcagacacaacatctctgtttgtatgtggtgctgaggatcaaacccgggccgcgtgcatgccaggcgagcgcgctaccgcttgagccacatccccagcccgatttaTGTGGTTTTAGCCTTTATCTTGTCTAATGATGCTGGGCTGAGGGAGGGCAGGTGGTTATCCAAGCCACATCTTTAGGTCTGAGGTGTTGGGAGAAGCCAGTACAGCCTGGGACCTGTCCATGGTCCTGGGACAGATGTTGTGAAGATGTTAGGAACCTACAAAATGAAGctcggggttttttttttttggatagaaCCCACACTGAGAGGAAATCCAAAATTGGAAGCCAATAATTCTTTGGCAGGATTGGTCCTTCTGACCACAGTCTTCTAACTGCTCTGGGATTGCCATGGTGTTGGGAAAGGGGGTaagaagaaggaaaagggggaatGTTGCAAAGGAAGATTTTTGGCTTATATCATCCATGACCCAAGTGTCCTTGTGGCGGTGGGTGTTAGCTCTCTTACTCTCTCACGGTCTCTCCCAGTGCCTGTGCTTTTGGAAGGCACTACCAGGCCAGTAAAGCCTCTGAGTGTTTTTGCAAACCACACTGGCCTCTGCCAGCATGATGTAATTCTTTTGACTCTGGAGGCCACTGGTCCTGGTGAGATGCTTTTGTCTTTGAACAGAGTTGGGGAGAGAAGAAGCTGGGGAGACCGAGATCCAGCTTGGGGACTAGGGCTCAGTTGAAGCTGGGGCCAGGTCCACTGACTTTCCCTCCCTCTCATCTGTCTCTCTCATTCATAGTATCCACCCCCTCCCCAGCCTGCCTTTTGACTCTTGGTCAGTCTGTCTGACTGTCAATGTGTCCATCTGGGCCTACCACAACATggagaggcagaggaagaggcGACGAAGGGTAGGGCAGCGCAGCAACTCCATGGCTGAAGCCTGGCTCTTGCCCATGGTCAGCTCTTTCTGCAGACTGGTACGGAGCACCTGATAGGATGGGAAGGGCCCAGGGCCTGAGTTCCTCCCAGGGGATCCTCTCTCAGAGAATCCCTCTGGGTCCTGGGTCCTGAGTCTTGGGTTTGGGACTTGGGCTGGAGCCCTGGTGGGGTGTTGTGGGAGGTCTCAGGGGCTCTCACCTCCATACTTAGCTTGGCCCCTTCTTCTTGCTTCCCATTGATCTGGGCCACTCTCTGCAGGGCCTTCAGGGTGAGGTCCAGTCTCCCAGAGGAGGAGTACCAGCGGGCAGACTCAATGAAGAACCTGGCAGTGGGGATGGGCTTAGGTGTCGGTGTGGCTTTGGTTGCAGTGAGCTGGGCTGGGCTTTCTAAGGATTTCATTTAAGGTTGGGAGCCCAGGAGTCTTTCCAGATCCCTCTCTGTGATCATAAGGCAGTGCCCAGCTTTGCAATGATTCATCCCCAACCCAGGAGTCCAGCTCTTGGGTGCTAGGTAGTGGGTGCAGGGCAGGCAGTTGGAGGACTGGGGGAAGCCAGGGAACTGGATAACCCTGGGCAAAGCCTTCTCCCTGCATCCTTGGTTTTAGCATCTGTCACATGATGCCATGGATTGGGTTTGGCTTTCtggctttgaccaactgtggggtGGGGTGTGTGCCTAGCTCTGGGAGTGGTCCTGTCTCTTGGAACCCTCTGGGCTCTGTGGCGTGGCCTCCCACCCCAGGCTCCACGCACCAGGAGTAGATGAAGAAGGCAAAAAAAGGTGCAGAGACCAGCAGCTGCAGGTGGCGCCAGTGGGGCACAGCATAGGCCAGGCCGGCCAGGAGGAACTGGCCCAGGCTGTAGACATAGCCAATCAAGGTGCCCACGTAGGCGCGTGTGTGGATGGGCATCCACTCCACATCTGCAAAAGGGGTTGGAACAGGGAAGTGTGACTAACGCGGCTGCTGGGTGGGAAAAGACACACTCCTCCTCCCAACCTCAGTCTTTCCCAAGGCTCCGTGGATGATGCATCAAATGAGCTTGGGTGCCAGGGTAAGGGAGTGGGGGACTTTGGGTAGaggaagggatggggatgtgggctCAGAACCCCCAGGAACTGCCTCCCACTTTCCCCTCCCCCACCTATGATCCCAGAGCCCCCTTTCCCTTCAGAGCATCTCTGCCCACTCAGTCTATCCCCAATAGcaactcctctcctcctcctcagccctgggctgagtttccCTTCAAGTGGCCAGAGCAGTGGGTTTTCTCCATCTTGGAGCATCAATTGAGATGGGAGTGGGATTCTCAAATGTCCTGTCCCAGCCCTAGCACAGTCTGCTAATTCTTTTAGTCCAGAGAATTCCACATCCTTGGATTTCTTTCTGGGCTTGAGGAATGACCATGGATAAGTCCCTTCCCTTCTTCCCAGCCTTGGGCTCCTGACTGAAAAAGCAACGTGTCTGATCTATCAGAGGAAGCACTTTGACGGCCCATGAATGATCATTCTTAGTGCCATATGTGTTTGGTCTGTATGTCGGGTTGCCTATGTTTAGAAATATTAGATCTAATGCAACATGAAAAATCTGGGATATTTTACATTAATCAAAAAGGAGGGGTAGGATCTGATGCCCCTAGGACCTCTTGGCTGGAGCAGTGTGTCTGTGGTGTCTCTGGATGGGATGTGCCTATTATTTGGATACAgtcttcaccactccctcatgcCTCCTGTACCTGGCCTGCCTCAGTCACTTACATGACCTGCTGGCTTTAACAGTGGAGTCCCCAGTCTCATTTCTAAATGAGGGGTGAGGACGGCCAAGTCTGAGAGGGAGGTTGTCATTACTGGCTATTGGGGTAGACCCAAGGGAGAGGCTGGAGGGCAGGCAGGGCTCCAGAGGGAGGGGTGGGCTGAGAGATGAGGTGGAAGGGATCTGGACAGAGGGCAATGGGTGGGGGAGGATCCTTACTCAGTGTCATGCAGTTGAGGGAGATGCTAGCCAGAGACATGCCCGAGATGAGCCGGAAGGCACAGTAGACCGGGAAGTTGGGAGCATAGGCTGCACAGGTCCCCGACACAGCTGTTTGTAGGTAGTTCAAGATCAGCACCTTCCGCCTGCCCAGCCTGTTATGGGAGGGAAGACCTGTAGCAGAGGCCTGGAGAGGCATGTCTGCCCTGGGCTGAGGGCCTTTGAGGgcctcctgaaggttgtgagtctACTGCTGCTGTAGGTCCTCAAACCAGCCCCAGTGGGAATGCAAGCCTCCCACCCAGGGACCTGAGTCCAGTCAAGGGGCTGTCAACTCCAGCCCAGCCCTTTGGCCTTACCCAGGACTGACCTGTCCGCCAGAGAGCCGAACACCATGGCTCCCAGCAGCACTCCCACCATGAACAAGGACTGGGCCAGCTGGCGTAAGGCCCTGTGAGAGCACACAAGGTTCCACTGCAGAGAGAGGGTGGCGAGATCAGGCAGAGATGAGCCCGGAGCCCTTACCCTTCTCTAGGCTGGTCCTCAGGGCCCACATCACCCTCCTCCCTGACAATTCCCTCTCTTCTTTGCCTCTCTGTTCCTGGGAGctgagagcattttttttttttgtggggggtacttactggggattaaactcagggacacttgaacactgagccatatccccagcagtattttgtatttcatttagagacagactctcactgggttacttagtgcctcacttttgctgaggctggctttgaactcgcgatcctcctgtttcagcctcctgagctgctgggattataagacgTGGGCCACTGTGCATGGTGAGAGCATTTTTTAAAACTCAGAAGTTCTCACATctgtttttggttttaattttacaAAGTCTCTAGTCTTGACTCCTTTTTTCGTCTCCTAATTTTGGCCCCTGGAgaagttgagagagagagagagagagagagagagagtgtgtgtgtgtgtgtgtgtgtgtctgtccgtCTCGGAGGGGAAGGCAGAGTCTGGATGGTGTGTGGAAGGGGGAGGCCAGGTACTCACCTCACTTACGATGGTTGAAGGGAAGGTGCTGTTGTCATAGATCCAGCCATCAGTGCAGGGCTCTGTGTCCTCTGTGCTGTTGGCTTCTGTGCCACTGGCAAAGGGCAGTCCTCGCTGCGGGGAGGTGAAGCGGAGGCAGGACTCAGGCCGCCCCTGCCGGTCCCGGGGCAGCCAGGCCTCCAGCGCCCCGTCCTTACTGAGGTTGGCGTGGGCAGGTGGGCGGCAGTGGTGAGGGGGGATGGCGGCAGTGAAGTTCTGCAGGGTGTTGTGGGAGGCCATCAGGATCAGAGGGAGGACCACCAGGGTGACCTGGATCAGCTGGAAGCGGCCGACACCCCCCACCTGCTTCAGGAGGTCATTGAAGGCCatgaggccaggccaggccaagTGGCTGGAGGCTGAGGACTTCCAGGACCAACAATCCGTCTGTctgtctgcctgcctgcctgtggTTCTCTGCCTGAGAAGCAGGGCTGCTACTGCTTCCACAGCTGAGTGGCTCCTGGAGCTGAAACTGAGCTGGCTCTGTGGGGGGACTGCGGCCTGGGGGCTGCCCCtccttctcttcccctctccttatTCTGTCCCTCCCTTTCTCTGGCAGCTTTTTCTCACTTTTCGGGGTCCGGATGGCTCAGCTTTCAGGGTCTGCTGGAGCCCTCATCCTTACACTGGCAGGTTTTAATCCTTGGCCTGGGGAGAATGAGTTAAAGTGTGACTTGGTATCAGAAGGATTAACCCTCTGAGTATTCCCTGTGTCCGTGGAATTTCTCCAAGTGAGTATAAAGGGCAGGAGAGGGTGGATGGAAGTGGGAGTGGAAAGAGGAGATGGGAGGGTCCAGCTGGGCATCTGGGAGCAAAAGGGGTCAAAGTGGGACATCGTTGCCTTATTTATAGTGGGCTCTTGGAAACACGGTGGTCTCTTGAAGGGTTTTTGTCTTTTTAGTGGACAGAGTCCAAACAGTCTGTCTCTGGGAAGGGTTGCCAGAGAACATCCAGGAGGCCCAGTTGTGTGAACTTCAGATtgatgaataattttaaaaagtctgaGTATATTCCTAATGTCGTGGGACATACTTATGCTAAATAATTATTCATTGATTTAAAACTCAAATTCAACTGGGCATCTTGTATTCTTATTTGGTAAACTGGGTTACTCCAATCTGCTCTTCTAGGGACACTCATctctattcttcttcttcttcttctctggaCAGCTCACATCTTATAGGACCACAGCTTTGTTCACTTGGAGGAAACAACAGATGTCAAAGGCTGCTCTTGAAGGAGTGGGACCAAGACCAATGCCACACATCACGTGGGTTTGTTTTTCTGGAGTCTAAGCTTTCACCTTCCTGGTTCATGTCTTTCCCTTTGTCAGGTCTTCtgtctgtgggattttcttttttaaacaatgagcatgaacttattttatttttagcgaCAATTCTAAGATATCGCTTGAATTCTGCCAACAGTTTTTGGCTCCCACGTCCTGGTCACTCATGATCAGGGCAGTGCTGTGCTCTGATTGGTTGGGTTTCCACAGGCTCTGATTGGTTAGATCACGGATCAGGGATGCTGAGAGAGCAGGTTGCTGCGTTCTGTTTTTGATTTGCAGAgtgcatattatgtaaaacatggaCTCTGGAATTAGTGGCGTGGATCCAAGTCCTCACTTCACATTCGCTGGCTGTGTTACAAGGTGCAAGTTGGTAAACTCCTCTGTACTTCATTGCCTCACTGAATTGTGGAGGGTTAAATGAACTAATACAAGTAAAGAGCTTTAAGAACTTCTAGCCAGTGTGTGGTAGTACACACCTGTGGCTCCAGctgtttgggagactgaggcaggaggatcagttgAGCCCAGGAGCTAGAGACTTGCTTAGGCAACATGGTGAGAACCCatctcaaaaaacaaagaaaaaccaaGTGCTGTGGTGCCTGTAATCccggtggcttgggaggctgagcaggaagatcatgagttcaaagccagcctcagcaaaaagtaaggcgctaagcaactcagtgagaccctgtctctaaataaaatagaaaaaagggctgggggtgtggctcagtagtcaagtgcccctgggttcaatccccagtactgaaaaacaaaacaaaaccaaccaaacaaagaaaaatcaaacccaaacaaatgaacaaagaaGTTTCTGCCCCATAGCTTGGTGATTTTGAACCCTTTCTATTTGTTTCTGGTAGAAAGGTGAGATTATCATGTggattttagaaaagaaaataggttTAAGCATATCATTATAAACAGTAATTCTCCACTGGGGACTATTTTGCCTCCCTTCAAGGGACATTTGGtcatgtctggagacatttttggttgcCATGCCCGGGAAGTGGGTGCTATTGGCTTGTGGTGGGTAGAATCTGGGGGTGCTATGAGGCTTCCAACAATGCACAGGAGAGCCCCACAGCCAAGAATTATCCTGATCTAAAATGTCAATGGTGCTGGGGTTGAGAACCCCATCCAAAACAATGTTTCTGAACTTTTCTGTACAGTGATCAATCTCATACCTGTTTGGCCAAGAAAATTCCAGTCATACAAATAACTCCTAACAAAATATTCCTAAGAATGTTTACACTctctgaaggaactttggattgggcaaaggggaagtaggggaggggagtggggtatgggggtaggaaagatggtggaaggagacagacatcattaccttagctaggtacatgtatgattgcacaaatggtgtgtccctacttcgtgtacaaccagagaagtgaaaaattgtgcttcatttgtGCACAATgagttgaagaacattctgatgtcatgtataactgattagaacaaataaaaaaaagaatgtctaCACTCTCTTTTGAGTAGGGAAGATGTCTTACAAGGTGAGTAATAGAGAAATAGAAATTCTCTTTCCTGCTCTGCTTAAGTAGAGCAGAGTAGCTTCCACAGTACTGCAGTTCTGTCCCTGCCCAGGTCTACTCAGCCATTTTCTCCACTGGGGTAGCCAAATCAAGACCCTGATCTCTCTGGGTCCAGTCTAGTAGTCttctctggtgtgtgtgtgtgtgtgtgtgtgtgtgtgtgtgtgtttgtactgggaattgaactcaggggcactcaaccactgagccacatccccagccctattttgtattttatgtagagacagggtctcactgagttgcttaggctgaggctggctttgaactcgtaatctttctgtctcagcctcctaaactgctgggattacaggagtgtgctacCACGCCCAATTCTGCTGTGTTTTAATTTGGTTGTTGGTCATGGCCTACCATTCTAGACCTTTCTTTGCCCTGTATGGTGTCTTTCTGTTTTCGGTCTCTGGCTTTTCCTCTCCTTCTGACTTTCGCTACACCATACTACATCAGCTATGTTGGCCTATGTCTAAACACAAGGGATGATTAAGGTTCCATAGTTTAATAAGAGATAGCCCAGGCCCTATACAAATTAGCTGATGCAAAGGGTCATGGGGGGAGGGTCTTTCTCAATTCTTCTTTGCAGA
Encoded proteins:
- the Slc22a6 gene encoding solute carrier family 22 member 6 isoform X2; translated protein: MAFNDLLKQVGGVGRFQLIQVTLVVLPLILMASHNTLQNFTAAIPPHHCRPPAHANLSKDGALEAWLPRDRQGRPESCLRFTSPQRGLPFASGTEANSTEDTEPCTDGWIYDNSTFPSTIVSEWNLVCSHRALRQLAQSLFMVGVLLGAMVFGSLADRLGRRKVLILNYLQTAVSGTCAAYAPNFPVYCAFRLISGMSLASISLNCMTLNVEWMPIHTRAYVGTLIGYVYSLGQFLLAGLAYAVPHWRHLQLLVSAPFFAFFIYSWFFIESARWYSSSGRLDLTLKALQRVAQINGKQEEGAKLSMEVLRTSLQKELTMGKSQASAMELLRCPTLRRLFLCLSMLWFATSFAYYGLVMDLQGFGVSIYLIQVIFGAVDLPAKFVCFLIINSLGRRPAQMASLLLAGICILVNGVIPQDQTIVRTSLAVLGKGCLAASFNCIFLYTSELYPTVIRQTGLGMGSTMARVGSIVSPLVSMTAELYPTIPLFIYGAVPVVASAATALLPETLGQPLPDTVQDLEGRRRGKRRQQQQEQQKQMVPLRTSAQKNGL
- the Slc22a6 gene encoding solute carrier family 22 member 6 isoform X4; translation: MAFNDLLKQVGGVGRFQLIQVTLVVLPLILMASHNTLQNFTAAIPPHHCRPPAHANLSKDGALEAWLPRDRQGRPESCLRFTSPQRGLPFASGTEANSTEDTEPCTDGWIYDNSTFPSTIVSEWNLVCSHRALRQLAQSLFMVGVLLGAMVFGSLADRLGRRKVLILNYLQTAVSGTCAAYAPNFPVYCAFRLISGMSLASISLNCMTLNVEWMPIHTRAYVGTLIGYVYSLGQFLLAGLAYAVPHWRHLQLLVSAPFFAFFIYSWFFIESARWYSSSGRLDLTLKALQRVAQINGKQEEGAKLSMEVLRTSLQKELTMGKSQASAMELLRCPTLRRLFLCLSMLWFATSFAYYGLVMDLQGFGVSIYLIQVIFGAVDLPAKFVCFLIINSLGRRPAQMASLLLAGICILVNGVIPQDQTIVRTSLAVLGKGCLAASFNCIFLYTSELYPTVIRAATALLPETLGQPLPDTVQDLEGRWVLSHRGAGTYPGHTPRRGKRRQQQQEQQKQMVPLRTSAQKNGL
- the Slc22a6 gene encoding solute carrier family 22 member 6 isoform X3 — translated: MAFNDLLKQVGGVGRFQLIQVTLVVLPLILMASHNTLQNFTAAIPPHHCRPPAHANLSKDGALEAWLPRDRQGRPESCLRFTSPQRGLPFASGTEANSTEDTEPCTDGWIYDNSTFPSTIVSEWNLVCSHRALRQLAQSLFMVGVLLGAMVFGSLADRLGRRKVLILNYLQTAVSGTCAAYAPNFPVYCAFRLISGMSLASISLNCMTLNVEWMPIHTRAYVGTLIGYVYSLGQFLLAGLAYAVPHWRHLQLLVSAPFFAFFIYSWFFIESARWYSSSGRLDLTLKALQRVAQINGKQEEGAKLSMEVLRTSLQKELTMGKSQASAMELLRCPTLRRLFLCLSMLWFATSFAYYGLVMDLQGFGVSIYLIQVIFGAVDLPAKFVCFLIINSLGRRPAQMASLLLAGICILVNGVIPQDQTIVRTSLAVLGKGCLAASFNCIFLYTSELYPTVIRQTGLGMGSTMARVGSIVSPLVSMTAELYPTIPLFIYGAVPVVASAATALLPETLGQPLPDTVQDLEGRRGKRRQQQQEQQKQMVPLRTSAQKNGL
- the Slc22a6 gene encoding solute carrier family 22 member 6 isoform X1, whose translation is MAFNDLLKQVGGVGRFQLIQVTLVVLPLILMASHNTLQNFTAAIPPHHCRPPAHANLSKDGALEAWLPRDRQGRPESCLRFTSPQRGLPFASGTEANSTEDTEPCTDGWIYDNSTFPSTIVSEWNLVCSHRALRQLAQSLFMVGVLLGAMVFGSLADRLGRRKVLILNYLQTAVSGTCAAYAPNFPVYCAFRLISGMSLASISLNCMTLNVEWMPIHTRAYVGTLIGYVYSLGQFLLAGLAYAVPHWRHLQLLVSAPFFAFFIYSWFFIESARWYSSSGRLDLTLKALQRVAQINGKQEEGAKLSMEVLRTSLQKELTMGKSQASAMELLRCPTLRRLFLCLSMLWFATSFAYYGLVMDLQGFGVSIYLIQVIFGAVDLPAKFVCFLIINSLGRRPAQMASLLLAGICILVNGVIPQDQTIVRTSLAVLGKGCLAASFNCIFLYTSELYPTVIRQTGLGMGSTMARVGSIVSPLVSMTAELYPTIPLFIYGAVPVVASAATALLPETLGQPLPDTVQDLEGRWVLSHRGAGTYPGHTPRRGKRRQQQQEQQKQMVPLRTSAQKNGL
- the Slc22a6 gene encoding solute carrier family 22 member 6 isoform X5; this translates as MAFNDLLKQVGGVGRFQLIQVTLVVLPLILMASHNTLQNFTAAIPPHHCRPPAHANLSKDGALEAWLPRDRQGRPESCLRFTSPQRGLPFASGTEANSTEDTEPCTDGWIYDNSTFPSTIVSEWNLVCSHRALRQLAQSLFMVGVLLGAMVFGSLADRLGRRKVLILNYLQTAVSGTCAAYAPNFPVYCAFRLISGMSLASISLNCMTLNVEWMPIHTRAYVGTLIGYVYSLGQFLLAGLAYAVPHWRHLQLLVSAPFFAFFIYSWFFIESARWYSSSGRLDLTLKALQRVAQINGKQEEGAKLSMEVLRTSLQKELTMGKSQASAMELLRCPTLRRLFLCLSMLWFATSFAYYGLVMDLQGFGVSIYLIQVIFGAVDLPAKFVCFLIINSLGRRPAQMASLLLAGICILVNGVIPQDQTIVRTSLAVLGKGCLAASFNCIFLYTSELYPTVIRAATALLPETLGQPLPDTVQDLEGRRGKRRQQQQEQQKQMVPLRTSAQKNGL